Proteins from one Juglans microcarpa x Juglans regia isolate MS1-56 chromosome 1S, Jm3101_v1.0, whole genome shotgun sequence genomic window:
- the LOC121247220 gene encoding protein FLUORESCENT IN BLUE LIGHT, chloroplastic-like produces the protein MTVLLRCSCFFTSPKPCRSPPPVPLTGKSLAPGKLVSLSYEVERFVLSSRATLSGPSEICRILANLQCQGNMQLRTPTMAFLVGNALMLTTPLKALAETCEADNSVFNMNMPLLLFVALIGATVGGKVPLALWPSLQLNEQLRQINAALRRQAKIESYAPSLSYAPVGGRISENEVIVDPKKRELISKLKTGKNFLRNQELEKALMEFKTALELAHNSNDPTEEKKAARGLGASLQRQGKYEEAIKYHSTVLAISEREGEDSGNTEAYGAIADCYTELGDLERAAKFYDKYIARLETD, from the exons ATGACGGTTTTGCTCCGTTGTTCCTGCTTCTTCACTTCCCCGAAACCTTGCCGGTCTCCACCGCCCGTTCCACTCACCGGAAAATCACTTGCTCCCG GGAAGCTGGTTTCTCTTTCATATGAAGTGGAGAGGTTTGTGTTGTCCTCAAGAGCTACTTTAAGTGGGCCATCTGAGATTTGCCGTATTTTGGCAAACTTACAATGCCAG GGGAACATGCAGTTAAGAACCCCAACGATGGCATTTCTTGTTGGTAATGCCTTGATGTTAACTACACCTCTTAAAGCTCTGGCAGAAACATGCGAGGCTGATAACTCTGTTTTCAATATGAACATGCCATTACTGCTGTTTGTGGCCCTTATAGGAGCCACTGTTGGAGGTAAGGTACCATTGGCTTTGTGGCCTTCTCTA CAGCTGAATGAACAACTGCGCCAGATCAATGCAGCTCTAAGAAGGCAAGCTAAAATTGAGTCCTATGCGCCTAGCTTGAGTTATGCTCCTGTTGGTGGAAGAATATCAGAGAATGAAGTGATTGTTGATCCAAAGAAGCGTGAGTTGATTTCTAAACTGAAGACTGGAAAGAATTTTTTGAGGAATCAAGAACTGGAAAAGGCCTTGATGGAGTTTAAAACAGCTCTTGAGCTTGCTCATAATTCAAATGATCCTACCGAGGAGAAGAAGGCTGCTAGGGGTTTAG GAGCGTCACTGCAAAGGCAAGGCAAGTACGAGGAAGCCATCAAATACCATTCCACCGTTTTGGCAATCTCTGAGAGAGAAGGGGAGGACTCGGGAAACACAGAAGCTTATGGAGCAATTGCCGATTGCTACACTGAGCTTGGAGATCTTGAACGAGCAGCAAAATTTTATGACAAATATATTGCAAGGTTGGAAACAGACTGA